GAGGTTTACATGATGGACGTAAAATGTATTAGGAAAGCATAGTGTAACCTACATGAGAAACCCTTAGGCCAATTCATAGTACTGAGCTGATGTATGCAGCTCATTAGTGCACAATTGTAATCAAAGGGATGAGATATCCCTCTGTGCTCCCTGGCTGCGTGGGTGCAGTTGTAGTTCATTGATAGTTCTGTTTGCGGGCGTGTGCAGCAGCGTGCTAGAGGAATTCCATGGACTCAAAGAAGTGTGATGGACCTCAGCGGGAGAGCCAGTTGCTCCGTTGCATCATGCTCAGCAGTCAAACTACAAAAGAcgagtggaggaaaaaaaaaaaaaaaaagagtgaaatgcTTCCAGCTGATGTAAATGCAGCTTCAGTGTCTCATGTGTACCGCAGTAAATGTGCAAGAATTGTTGTGTGGATTGTAAAGCCCACAGGGATGTGATTGCTGCACATGTATTTGCCCTCTTTTAACTTtctttagatgtttttttttggtcgtaGTTACTTGCTAGCCAAGTGAAATGCTTGTTGATGAAGTGGCTTTTCGTAAATTGCAGACTTCACAGGGTTCGATTGGAGCAcctagaaagtgaagtgattgtcattgtcagcagacagtgcacacaacaaaatgtgtcctctgcttttaacccatcacccttggtgagcagtaggcagccatgacaggcgcccgggtagcagtgtgtggggacggtgctttgctcagtggcacctctgtggcaccttggtggctcgggattcgaacgggcaaccatttgattatggggccgcttccttaaccgctagactgCCCCTGTCCATGAACCAAACTATGGACTGAAAATAGGAGTGTTACTGCTCCCTGGCTGTCAGCTatgtcacttttttatttttccattcttTATAgctactttatttatttttttacatcttttttttatttgtttaatccCCCTTCAGCTgccatgaggaaaaaaaaaaaactttctttgaTAAGTGTCATTTTTCTACACAGAATCTGTCCAGAGCTGTCACTGTTCGGTCCCACATGCTGTCACACGATATACTCGCCCTATCAATGTTTGATTTCAAGTGGGAAATCGGTCTGAGCTTACAGTGCTTTAACATCTTTTCTACTCAAAGCTGTCTCGAGTCTAGAATTAAGAGACAATACACATAAAAGCCATGTCAGATCAAATGTGCATTAGAAGGGGCTTTTATTTTAACCTAACAGACATTATGAAACTTTTAATAGGCACGGCTGTTGTACAAACTGTACACTTGATCCCATTAAATATTGAATATCCTGCCATCTACATGCCATTTTCATACCCTTCTGTTCACGTACcaaccataacattatgactaACTACAGGGGAAGTGTATAACATTGATTATCCAGTTGGCTACTGGCATTGAGTGTGACATATTAGGCGACAAGggaacattttgttatgtgttgGAAGGAGGAAAATTGGGCAAGTGGCTTAATGCCAGATTCCACAGTTcgaggtctagtggagtctcAGGTGGTCAGGGCTGTGTTGGTAGCAATAGAGGGACATATTTTATATTGATGTTGTGCATGATCAGTGTATATCAATATAAAGCCAATTGAACCCAAATGAAAATCCGATGTGAaggctaataaaaaaatgaataagggTGATTCATTTTACTGATTGATCTTGCTCATAAACAAGCTAAAAGTAAACCAGAGCAGTTGTAATTActgcaattaaatattttagcaCATTTACTCTAACAGGCAAAGCATGTCTAGTTTATGTCAtgttgggttaaaaaaaaaatctcaccctcccttcttttctcttttctttgcaCAGACACAAGAAAAAATGCTGGCCTGCATTATTTTCCTCTGCTCATCTTTCTTCTGTGCTAATTTTCAAGACATTGAGCCTGCAAAGCTATTGCTGGGTGAGTCTTGCGACTCTCTGTGTTCGTGCGAAGAGAAGGACGGAGTGCTGCACATGAACTGTGAGGAGAGGAACATCAGTAAGATATCACAAATCAAAGTGCCATCCACCCTACCGTTCCATCTGAACCTGTACAAAAATGATCTGGTGGAGTTGCGTGCCGAAGACATGGAAAGTTTCAAGAATGCTATCTCATTGCATCTGGGTGGCAACAGCATACAGGAGCTTGAACCTGGTGTATTCAGCTCTCTGGGCTCCCTGAGGAAGCTGCATATCAACAGCAATTTCCTGGTCATGTTAAAGGAGGACACTTTCCAAGGCTTAGCAAATTTGGAGTACCTTCAGGCAGACACAAACTTCATTAAAGTTGTTGAGCCAGGGGCGTTCAGCAAGCTCGTCCGACTGAAAGTGTTGATCCTCAATGACAATTCCATCGGGTTCCTTCCCAGCAACATTTTCCGCTTTGTGCCACTGACCCACTTGGACCTCCGCGGAAACCAGCTACAGACTTTGCCCTACGTGGGCTTCCTCGAACACATCGGCCGCATCATGGAGCTCTTACTCGAGGATAACGACTGGGTGTGCGACTGTGAGATACTGCACCTCAAGATATGGATGGAAAACATGCGAGGCCAGTCTTCCATCGGCGAGGTGGTGTGCAGCAGCCCCCACCACCTCCGAGGCAGCGTTTTGGCAAAGATCAAACGAGACGTGCTGTGCCCCTCCCATGCTGACATCAATTTGGAGGAGCCCTCAAAGCCCTTTGACATGGTGGTCACACCATCATCTAAAGTGGCCCAGATCCCAGTGGCCAGAGATGATGAGAAGATTCCGACACCAGCCCAAGTTCCTGGGATACCTTGCGTCCCCCAGTGCTCCTGCCACAATCATCCGGCCGCTGGTTTTTTGATGCACTGTCAGGACAGGGGAATCCAAAGGATATCTGACTTAGGGGTACTTCAGCAAGGCCCCACAAAGCTTTTCTTAACTGGAAATATGATTCAGAGACTGCTGAAGTATGATTTTGTTACATACGACAGCCTGGAGTTACTAAACTTAGCAAACAACCAGATCGATTACATAGACAACGAGACTTTCCTCAGCTTAGGTGGTCTGACAAAACTGTACCTGAATGGCAACAGGATAGAAAAAATCTCTCCAACAATGTTTGTGGGACTCCACAACCTTGAGCACCTGTATTTAGAGTACAACCTTATAAAAGAAATTCTCCCAGGGACATTCAACCCATTACCTAATCTGAAACTTCTTTCGCTGAACAACAATATGTTGAACACTTTGCCTGCTCAGATATTTCGAAATGTGCCCCTTATGACTCTGGACCTTAGGAACAATCTGTTTATGCACCTGTCCGTGAGCAACGTGCTGGACCAACTTGATTCGCTGAAGCAGATTTATTTGGAGGACAACCCTTGGGATTGTACTTGTGACCTGGTCAGTCTCAAGCAGTGGGTTGAGAAATTGGGCAAGGATGGTGTGGTTGGCTCCATTTTCTGCCAAACCCCAAGGACGGTGGCTAAAGCAGAGCTGAGGACCATGAAAATGGAAGAACTTTGCCCCGGCCTGGTTACCTTCCGTTTCCCGCCCACGGATGATGTCATCCCAATCACAGTTGCTCCAGATGCCAGGAAAGGATTTCTCAGTTCCCTGACTGACACGGTGCCACTATCGGTGCTCATCTTGAGCCTGCTTATCTTTCTCCTCACCATAATTTTCTGCTCTGCTGGCATTGTGGTCTTCATGCTGCATCGCCGGCGTagaaacaagaagaagaagcaggccGAGGAGCAAGCCCGTGAAAACAGCCCCATTCACTTGCACTACAGCGTGATCGGCCAGAAGACTACGCACCATCTAGCTCAAAGGCACGGTTCAGCTATCTACCATGACCCGACCCACAGCCCAGTCATACAGGTCTGCAAGAGTCCCAATTACTGTGCACAGCACTTGGAGCACGAGTTGGACGAGTGCGACCGGGACGAATCGAAACACATCTGCCGCAGTATCCTGGACAAAGGGGCCGACTCGCCCCACATGGGACCCAACCTAAAGTACAGAGCCGTTACCGACTACCCGGCTGACTTTTCAACACTCGGGGATGCAAGTTCCTTGTACAAAAACATCCTGGAGCGAGAAAGGGAGCTTCAGCAGCTCAGCATTACAGAGTATCTCAGGAAGAACATCTCACAGCTGCAGCCGCCTGTGGAAATGCAGGTTCCTGGGCATCATAAGGAGCTGAAACTGATGGAGACACTTATGTACACCAGGCCAAGGCAAGTAATGGTGGAACAGACTAAAAACGAGTATTTTGAGCTCAAAGCAAACCTGCACACAGAACCTGACTATCTGGAGGTGTTAGAGCATCAAACGGCTTTCAACTGAGGTTATATTAATTTTATCTCAGCTTGCAGAGATATATACGTTTAAAAGCGTTCAAGTGCCTTCTGTATTTGTTCACAAGTGAACTGTAAAAGCCGAAAGTCCTTCAGTTGGGATAAGCTGGTGATCTAAGCCACAGAAGACAATGTTTAATTGATCCATGCTCTTGTCCTTTCGGCAGTGCACCGCTGATGAGAAACAGTTAGCACTAATGCAGGTCTGCAGCAGACAGGCAAGTAGATCCATGGTGTTGTTACACTAGACTTTGGCAGACGCTGGCATTTTCCGTTCATTctgcccatttttttttttttttatttgttataaacAGTATGTGCCATGTGCCACTGAAGACAAGTTGCCAACAAGTTCACTCCACATTAATGGACAGTTGTCAAATTGCAACCACGGATATGTTCTAATTATTGCGACATCAACATCATTATTTATGTTTGGGTACCAGGTCTGTGAccataattatttattatctcTGTTTTTTCTCCCCATCATTTTCAAAGAAACAGTTTCTGTTCTTAACATCCTAGCTGCCAGAAATAAGCACTTATTTTAAATCAGGCACCAGACATTCATCTTCTTTTGTCTCTTTCATCTCTTATTTTAAACAGAACATTGCACTattcaaaatgccattttaaagATGTGCATGACAATCAAACTACTGCTGAacatcattttcttttccaaGTTGAAGAATACTTTTCTGTAAGATAACATTGtttataatgatatttttaatCTGTCAGTCTTATCGGACAATTTTCTCACAGCATGGTTCTTATTCAGGATATATGCTCACATAATTATTTGGTTGGAAAACCAATTGTGTTCAGCCTTGAACTGTTTTACTGTATGTAAGGAGCACCATAGCTTTATTTTGTACCGGTATAGATATAGAGTATTTATTCTGTACATATCTGTATATTTCCCCAcatttatatgtttgtgtgcCTTTAatgttgtatatatatatataaatgatccCCTGAGAATCTGTAAATAAAGATTTACTATATTGAGTGtttggaaaacaaaaaaattattttttattttgagcaatAATTTTGTTAGACTAGAAAATACGGGCAATGAAGGCTAGAGCGAAAGGTCAAGTTTGAGATCTTGCAGCACTTTTGACAGTGTACAGATGCCATTCTAATCCCAGATGTTTTCTTAGGTGGGGTGCGGCCTGTCATACAGTGGGTACGTCATCTAGTCTTCAGATGGACCATCATGAAAAATGACTTGTTAATCtgttttcataaaaagtagGCATTTCATGTTTGCACAGTTGCGTGTTGGAACAAGAGGAACCCAAAACACTTGCAGTTCACAGCAACACAGTTGTAAATGCACCTCTGCCCGTGAGG
This genomic stretch from Denticeps clupeoides chromosome 5, fDenClu1.1, whole genome shotgun sequence harbors:
- the slitrk6 gene encoding SLIT and NTRK-like protein 6; protein product: MLACIIFLCSSFFCANFQDIEPAKLLLGESCDSLCSCEEKDGVLHMNCEERNISKISQIKVPSTLPFHLNLYKNDLVELRAEDMESFKNAISLHLGGNSIQELEPGVFSSLGSLRKLHINSNFLVMLKEDTFQGLANLEYLQADTNFIKVVEPGAFSKLVRLKVLILNDNSIGFLPSNIFRFVPLTHLDLRGNQLQTLPYVGFLEHIGRIMELLLEDNDWVCDCEILHLKIWMENMRGQSSIGEVVCSSPHHLRGSVLAKIKRDVLCPSHADINLEEPSKPFDMVVTPSSKVAQIPVARDDEKIPTPAQVPGIPCVPQCSCHNHPAAGFLMHCQDRGIQRISDLGVLQQGPTKLFLTGNMIQRLLKYDFVTYDSLELLNLANNQIDYIDNETFLSLGGLTKLYLNGNRIEKISPTMFVGLHNLEHLYLEYNLIKEILPGTFNPLPNLKLLSLNNNMLNTLPAQIFRNVPLMTLDLRNNLFMHLSVSNVLDQLDSLKQIYLEDNPWDCTCDLVSLKQWVEKLGKDGVVGSIFCQTPRTVAKAELRTMKMEELCPGLVTFRFPPTDDVIPITVAPDARKGFLSSLTDTVPLSVLILSLLIFLLTIIFCSAGIVVFMLHRRRRNKKKKQAEEQARENSPIHLHYSVIGQKTTHHLAQRHGSAIYHDPTHSPVIQVCKSPNYCAQHLEHELDECDRDESKHICRSILDKGADSPHMGPNLKYRAVTDYPADFSTLGDASSLYKNILERERELQQLSITEYLRKNISQLQPPVEMQVPGHHKELKLMETLMYTRPRQVMVEQTKNEYFELKANLHTEPDYLEVLEHQTAFN